One window of Pseudomonadota bacterium genomic DNA carries:
- a CDS encoding MBL fold metallo-hydrolase produces MKIRIIPVTPFSQNCSLLICENTKKAALVDPGGDIDRIFDVINEESVAVEKILLTHGHLDHCGASKNIRDRLNISIEGPHKDDQFWIDQLEEQSKQFGLPNASSFIPDRYLNDNETVEFGAIKLLVKHCPGHTPGHVIFFSPEEKIAIVGDVIFSGSIGRTDFPRGDYDTLIEAITNKLWPLGNDVTFFPGHGPTSTFGRERQTNPYVGDLVTGI; encoded by the coding sequence AAACTGCTCGTTACTTATTTGTGAAAATACTAAAAAAGCAGCATTAGTTGACCCTGGCGGAGATATTGATCGCATATTTGACGTGATCAACGAAGAATCAGTAGCTGTAGAAAAAATTCTACTCACACACGGGCATCTAGATCACTGTGGTGCCAGTAAAAACATTCGGGATCGGCTCAATATTTCGATTGAAGGGCCACACAAGGATGATCAATTCTGGATTGACCAACTCGAAGAGCAAAGCAAACAATTTGGATTACCCAATGCCTCTTCATTCATTCCCGATAGATACTTAAACGATAATGAAACTGTAGAATTTGGAGCAATTAAATTATTGGTAAAGCACTGTCCAGGGCATACACCAGGCCATGTTATCTTCTTTTCACCCGAAGAAAAAATTGCGATTGTCGGTGATGTGATTTTCAGTGGCTCCATTGGACGAACCGACTTCCCGCGAGGGGATTACGACACGCTCATCGAAGCAATCACAAACAAACTGTGGCCCTTAGGCAACGATGTCACATTTTTTCCTGGGCATGGACCAACTTCGACTTTTGGAAGGGAAAGACAGACTAACCCGTATGTAGGGGACCTTGTAACGGGCATTTAA